One region of Marispirochaeta aestuarii genomic DNA includes:
- a CDS encoding TIGR00282 family metallophosphoesterase, translating to MAQYLNALILGDIVGQPGIRAVFIHLKQLVRETNADIVVANGENSADGFGITPQIADQLFSCGVDVITTGNHIWQKREIIHSLESSDRILRPANYPPGVPGKGLTKLDIKGIPVAVINLQGRQHMYSLDCPFRSADEILKKLDGKAKVRIIDFHAEEVMEKEALAYYLNGRVSAVLGTHTHIQTADERILSGGTAYITDIGMTGPSRSVIGVNLETAIERSLTQMPLKMAVADLEACIRGVHLKIDTENGKCTEINRIFVESTL from the coding sequence ATGGCACAGTATCTTAACGCTCTGATTCTCGGCGACATAGTCGGACAACCGGGAATCAGGGCTGTTTTTATTCACCTGAAGCAGTTGGTCCGGGAAACCAATGCGGATATCGTCGTCGCCAACGGGGAGAACTCCGCAGACGGTTTCGGCATTACGCCGCAAATTGCCGACCAGCTTTTTTCCTGCGGTGTAGATGTGATTACCACCGGGAATCATATCTGGCAGAAGCGGGAGATAATCCACTCGCTGGAGAGTTCCGACCGTATCCTGCGGCCGGCAAATTATCCTCCCGGTGTTCCCGGAAAAGGCCTGACAAAGCTGGATATAAAGGGTATTCCCGTCGCAGTTATTAATCTCCAGGGACGGCAGCATATGTACTCCCTGGATTGTCCCTTCAGAAGCGCCGATGAGATCCTCAAGAAGCTGGACGGTAAGGCAAAAGTCAGAATAATCGATTTCCATGCCGAGGAGGTTATGGAGAAAGAGGCTCTTGCCTACTATCTGAATGGTCGGGTTAGCGCTGTTCTGGGAACCCATACCCATATCCAGACCGCCGACGAACGGATCCTCTCCGGAGGTACTGCCTATATAACCGATATCGGTATGACAGGGCCAAGCCGCAGTGTTATTGGGGTAAACCTGGAGACCGCCATAGAACGATCACTGACCCAGATGCCTCTGAAAATGGCGGTCGCGGATCTCGAGGCCTGTATTCGGGGAGTTCATCTGAAAATTGATACCGAAAACGGAAAATGCACTGAAATAAACAGAATCTTCGTTGAATCTACGCTCTGA
- the rny gene encoding ribonuclease Y, with translation MNVLMVVVLPLVGIILGWTIRWVYARFQLSSVEQKAERLSQDAIREAEARKRELLLETKDQLLKERNQQEREFRERRSELQRLDRRLQQREENLEKKQSLLERQKQDLTDREEKLAGEEAQVAQKLEQWRDELEKIAGLTSEEAKKIIISSMENEAKHDAQLIINKIEQEALSTAEKKSRDILITTIQRLATEVSSEVTIASVSLPNDEMKGRIIGREGRNIRTLETLTGVDVIIDDTPEAVVISCFDPIRKEIARRSLERLITDGRIHPARIEEVVQKVTKEISQIIYDEGEKVLFDLGIHNMSQECIRALGRLHFRTSYGQNVLNHSKEVAVISGMLAAEVGADRDIAKRGALLHDIGKGIETDGDGNHAELGMELARKNGEDPRVINAIGSHHNDVEPNCVESVLVQIADAISAARPGARRETLDNYIKRLENLERIAGEFDGVEKTFAIQAGRELRIMVNNDRISDDKAKELAKDIAKKIESELRYPGRIKVTIIRETRVVEYAR, from the coding sequence ATGAACGTACTGATGGTCGTTGTTCTTCCTCTCGTAGGTATAATTCTAGGTTGGACTATAAGATGGGTTTATGCCCGATTCCAGCTTTCTTCTGTTGAGCAGAAAGCTGAGCGTTTGAGTCAAGATGCCATACGGGAAGCTGAAGCACGTAAAAGAGAGCTTCTGCTTGAAACGAAAGATCAACTCCTAAAAGAGAGGAACCAGCAGGAGCGGGAATTTCGAGAAAGAAGAAGCGAGTTGCAGCGTCTGGATAGACGTCTGCAGCAGCGTGAAGAAAATCTAGAAAAAAAACAGAGTCTGCTTGAAAGACAGAAGCAGGATCTCACCGATCGAGAGGAAAAACTAGCAGGAGAAGAAGCGCAGGTTGCCCAGAAGCTTGAGCAGTGGCGCGATGAATTAGAGAAAATAGCCGGATTGACTTCCGAGGAAGCAAAAAAGATCATAATCAGTTCCATGGAAAATGAGGCAAAACATGATGCCCAGCTGATTATCAACAAGATTGAACAGGAAGCTCTGAGTACTGCGGAAAAGAAATCCAGGGACATACTTATTACGACAATTCAGCGTCTGGCGACTGAAGTAAGTTCCGAGGTTACTATTGCATCCGTGTCCCTGCCGAACGATGAAATGAAGGGACGTATTATAGGTCGGGAGGGCAGGAATATCCGTACCCTCGAAACCTTGACCGGGGTAGATGTAATTATCGACGATACTCCCGAGGCGGTTGTTATTTCCTGTTTTGATCCCATTCGCAAGGAGATTGCCCGGAGGTCTCTCGAAAGATTGATTACCGACGGCAGAATACATCCGGCAAGAATAGAAGAGGTCGTCCAGAAGGTCACCAAGGAGATCAGTCAGATCATCTATGATGAGGGTGAAAAGGTCCTCTTTGATCTGGGTATACACAATATGAGCCAGGAATGCATCAGAGCCCTCGGACGCCTGCATTTCAGGACCAGCTACGGACAGAATGTACTGAACCACTCAAAAGAGGTTGCCGTGATTTCCGGAATGCTGGCCGCCGAGGTTGGTGCCGACAGGGATATCGCCAAACGGGGGGCTTTGCTGCACGATATTGGAAAGGGTATCGAGACCGACGGTGACGGAAACCACGCCGAGCTGGGTATGGAACTGGCACGTAAAAACGGTGAGGACCCGCGGGTAATCAACGCAATCGGCTCCCACCACAATGATGTGGAGCCCAACTGTGTGGAGTCTGTTCTGGTGCAGATCGCTGATGCAATTTCCGCCGCACGTCCAGGCGCCCGGCGTGAGACTCTGGATAATTACATCAAACGTCTTGAAAACCTGGAACGGATAGCCGGTGAGTTTGACGGTGTAGAAAAGACCTTCGCAATACAGGCCGGACGGGAACTGAGGATCATGGTAAATAACGATCGGATAAGCGACGATAAGGCCAAGGAACTGGCAAAGGACATTGCCAAGAAAATTGAGTCGGAATTGCGTTATCCTGGTCGGATTAAGGTCACGATTATTCGTGAGACCCGGGTCGTGGAATACGCCCGGTGA
- the rplQ gene encoding 50S ribosomal protein L17, which produces MKHRIGFNRLGRKASHRKAMLRNMVTSLFNYEKITTTKAKALEIRRIAEKMITRAKTDSVHNRRMVARYIWDKGIVNKLFTEIGPKNTNRNGGYCRILKIGNRNGDAAEMVVISLVESDNEAEGKAEKASKKKKAKAPKAETAKKDETKTVKADSEEKSEASEEAVKQEAE; this is translated from the coding sequence ATGAAGCATAGAATTGGATTTAACCGTCTTGGTCGAAAGGCAAGTCACCGTAAGGCAATGCTCAGGAACATGGTAACTTCCCTGTTCAATTATGAGAAGATTACCACAACAAAGGCCAAAGCTCTCGAGATACGCCGAATCGCCGAGAAAATGATTACCCGGGCCAAGACCGATTCAGTACATAATCGCAGGATGGTCGCGCGGTATATCTGGGACAAGGGAATCGTAAATAAACTGTTTACAGAGATTGGCCCGAAGAATACCAACAGAAACGGCGGATATTGCAGGATCCTGAAAATTGGCAATAGAAACGGCGATGCCGCTGAAATGGTAGTCATTTCTCTCGTTGAAAGTGACAACGAAGCCGAAGGAAAGGCCGAAAAGGCCTCCAAAAAGAAGAAAGCGAAGGCTCCAAAGGCTGAAACTGCAAAAAAAGACGAGACCAAAACCGTAAAAGCGGACTCTGAAGAAAAATCTGAAGCATCCGAGGAAGCTGTAAAACAGGAAGCTGAATAA
- a CDS encoding TlyA family RNA methyltransferase, with amino-acid sequence MTSYPRRAGKIPLLQLLYRRFPDIPKDELYARLLCGEVRVDGSTEKDPKALVKPAAELGFSRQRYVSRGGDKLESAFLGLGFPVTDKVFVDAGSSTGGFTHFLLLHGARSVHAVDVGYNQLDYSLRTDPRVIVHERTNILSLKSLDPRPDAAVGDLSFRSLRGVVDHVLSLTSEGWGVFLLKPQFELNAPYDDFNGIVSDDSLLQHTVEETLCALADDSVLTEKICRAGIKGRKGNQEYLVLLRSGSSFSLKEERRRIRDLIREEFSGF; translated from the coding sequence ATGACGTCTTATCCGCGGCGGGCCGGAAAGATCCCGCTGCTTCAGCTTCTCTATCGCCGCTTTCCGGATATACCGAAGGATGAGCTCTATGCCCGGCTCTTATGCGGAGAGGTTCGTGTTGACGGTTCCACGGAAAAAGACCCGAAAGCCCTGGTTAAGCCCGCGGCGGAGTTGGGGTTCAGCAGGCAGCGTTATGTAAGCCGTGGCGGTGATAAACTGGAATCAGCTTTTCTCGGGCTGGGGTTCCCGGTTACCGACAAGGTTTTTGTCGATGCCGGTTCTTCCACCGGCGGCTTTACCCATTTTCTGCTGCTCCACGGGGCGCGGTCGGTACATGCCGTGGACGTTGGGTACAACCAGCTGGATTACAGCCTGCGCACCGATCCTCGTGTAATCGTCCATGAGCGGACAAACATCTTATCCCTGAAATCCCTTGATCCCAGACCGGATGCGGCCGTCGGCGACCTGTCTTTCCGTTCTCTGCGTGGAGTGGTTGACCATGTCCTCTCCCTGACCAGTGAAGGCTGGGGAGTCTTTCTTCTGAAGCCTCAGTTTGAGCTCAACGCACCGTACGACGATTTTAATGGTATTGTATCTGACGACTCCCTTCTTCAGCACACGGTTGAAGAAACCCTCTGTGCTCTGGCGGACGATTCCGTGCTGACTGAGAAGATCTGCAGGGCTGGAATAAAAGGAAGAAAAGGCAATCAGGAGTATCTTGTCCTGTTGAGATCAGGCAGTTCCTTCAGCCTGAAGGAAGAACGGAGGAGAATAAGAGACCTGATTCGGGAAGAGTTTTCGGGATTTTGA